TGGCGGTCATCCCGTAGCGGATTTCCAGGCCTACGCCCCGATCTTCATGATGACGATGTACAGCAGAATGATCAGCGCCACCAGCACCCAGCAGAGCACAAATCCCCAGATGTCCAGTTTGGTCGGCTTCCAGAATTCCCATTGGGTTCCTGGGAACAATTTCCGCTGTTCCACCTTTTCCGGATGCGCGATGGCTTCATTAAGCAGGCGTTGGTCCTCCTGCTGATCCGCCACCGTGGGCGTGTGCACCGCAGCGTAGAATTCGTTCAGTACCTTTTCCGAATTTTTTCGCGTGAGCAGACTGATGCTGAACAGGAGTAGAAACGGGAGGATGATGTCAAAGATGAACGAAAAAGTGGCCAG
Above is a window of bacterium DNA encoding:
- a CDS encoding sodium:solute symporter family protein, whose protein sequence is LATFSFIFDIILPFLLLFSISLLTRKNSEKVLNEFYAAVHTPTVADQQEDQRLLNEAIAHPEKVEQRKLFPGTQWEFWKPTKLDIWGFVLCWVLVALIILLYIVIMKIGA